Genomic segment of Cydia fagiglandana chromosome 16, ilCydFagi1.1, whole genome shotgun sequence:
gtTTTTCGAGATGTAGGTACTCATGGCCGTATATGCTGTTCATTAAAAATTCGTTACCCTCATCGCAAAGACATAAGATCCACCATTGGTCAGTTTAGTGTATTGATTACTATACATCGGGAgcgatgtacctacctactcaataGGTACTTGTTGTAATTCAATTAACTTCTTCTTAGCATATTTGCggccactgctgaacatatgccTCTTTCATGGATTTCCATGTTGTTCTGTATGCGGCCGTTCTATGCCAGGTAATTAACTACTAGCTATTTACATATTAAATTGTATCATTTCGATAATGTTCAGCCCTAACTGACATCAATAGTGATCGACGACTGGTCGATGGCTATTTTAATCCGCGACATTAAGGTacgaatataaataaatactaggGCTGTGACCGAAATATCGTATTACTCAGCCAGTCCTCACTAACAGATTACAGACATTAACTAGGATTTATTGATCAATTAGAAACGGGTATTGCATTCTAAATACATCTGTCCATAAATGAActgttataatattatgtaaacctgtgttgtgtacaataaagtgattactactactactaactgTTATTACTAGTAACTATAATTGACTAGTAACAGGCTCTCTCCTCATAAAATCTAGTTAATTCAAAGAGCCAGTTCCAGCCTCCTAAGGCctaaggtcctacctatagtacttattcagttcaatgaaatttaaattatattcaattggaacagagttgcttttgcttagttttgttcagtttttgaacaacgcaaaatcaactctatttcctacaatgtaggttcaaatttctgtggcaaattttccTTTTTTCATTTGTTGGCGAGGCCTTAGGAGGCTAATTGTGAGTGTAATTGAAACCCAATCTTGGTTACAAATATGAGTGTTTGGAGTTCAGTCATACTGGCCCACATTATATTGCAGCTGTGAAAATAGTTTTGGGAGTTACAGCCAAGATTGATGATTGGAACTATTATACTGATTTAtgacattttatttactttGCACTGCCAAGAATCTAGACTAGACTGATGATTAAAGTGAAATTTAGATTATACTCCTACTTGGGTGGGGTAGTATGCATTAAGGGCAAGTCTTGACAAAAATATATCATATACAATATATGTATGAATAGTTATGagcatttctaaaaaagtttatacacaattaataggtacttataatactGACTCAAGTGCTGttacattaaaaaatatatatatgtattggcattggcttcataataattcaataaataggtattatttaaaaaatggtttaCAAATAGTACAGAAAACAGAAGTGTATCAGTCAGTGATActaattatgtacttaaatttttttaaacaaattaaaagccGAATGCACAAAGATCacaattttagtttatttacaTTACATTCTTGTAATTGTTACAACATTTCCATCTCTGCCCGTTTCCGTTTCCTATGATTAGCCACCATGTTAGCAGTAGTCAGAGGGCAGTCTCCTCTCTGTAACCAGCTGGACAGAGCCCTCTCTGTGACAGCAGCGGAGGCTGCGCGTCTTCTCTCGCTGGCAGATAATGGCTGGATGGAACCAATCGAGTCACTGGACACACTGGCAGCCATCAGCATCCGGAATCTTTGTCTAAAAGTCTACAAATAAAGCATAAATTACAGATTTTTAAAATTAGAATGATGTTTAAATACTGAGCAAAAGTTAGGagtcgcatccaggccataattgtttaaaaaaaatgagcAAAAGCTGGACGAAATATGATGAATGCTTACATTGATTAAAGTGGATTTCACTTCGCCTTTTATATCATGTTTCGCTACGTAGCACCCCAGCTCGTAGAAATGGGGCCCTAGCTTGTGCATGTCCACTGTACAGGCATCTGCATTAAGAATTTCCCTGTAAGCATCTTTGTATATTTTAGGCAGGTCCACGTTCAACAAGGGAGGCCTTCTCGAATTTAATGCCTCTGCTAACCACAGCGGCACGTCAAGGTTTGAACCAGCTTTAAGGTCATCTTCAGCGGCTGAGGGGTCTAAAAATCCTGTGGGATACGAATCGAAATGTATCAAAACTATATAAGAAGAAAAATTTAAGATAAACAATTGTGTTTATGTATACTAACCCATTTTTGGCAAATCGTGTAAAAATTTGCATGGAACTCGTTCATTTGTGACTAATATGTCTGATATAGATAAGTAAGAATTGTCCATAGcaatattttgaagaatatCCTGTATTTTTActtcatttatttacaattgATATCAATAATAATGCAATTCTTGCATTCAATTGCAACTCTCCTCGTCAGCACTCGTCAGTGCCGATTTCCCGGCTTTCCCGCGAAATTAGCTGTCATTGTCAAAGTCAATTGGGTTGGGTTTTATTTAGCTCTTTCACTATCCAACAGAGTATTACATAGAGAtgtagctggtcaagcagatcttgtcagtagatgtgtcaaattttctatgggatgatatcccttcgcgcctacatttttcaaatttcccgcctttttctactgacaatatctgcttgaccagctatatatacTTCCCGTTCTATGGGTACAGTGCAgtagtgtgttacggctttAAAAGAGATTTATTGCGATTTATAAGACAGACAGCCCATCACATGCTTGCAAAACTTCACAAAGTATTCATTCGAAGCAAAATAATTTGTGAcatctattatttattatagactCCACCAAAATAGTTGGTGACGAGTAGCAATGCAGGTGCATGAATAGGACCGTTTATTTTGTGACAACCAAAATGAAACCAAAGTGAAGtgaacgaatgaatgaatgaaaaccgGCTTTGCAAAAAGCGAAGCGGCGGCGCAACGCAGTCAAGTCGTCTATGCGTGTCAAATCAAATAAAACGAAGTGAAATCCGTTTAATCTGTTTGTAAAAATTGACAGACTCCAATGCGAATTATTATCTAGGATGCAATTTCAGTAATTAGAAGGTGTTTAAAACTGCAACAGGCAAGGCAATCGGCTTGGGAACATAAACAACACAGTGGGAAGCGTCGCTCAAAATGTCAGGGTATGTTTTGATTTCccttagaattacaaaatattttgcactgaaattaatttacttaattattattaaagtttCTTTTAAGTTTTTTATGTTACTAGTCTAATATTAAAGATACATTGCACAAAATATGATTGAATTTCTTTGATACACCTAAGATGCAGTTACTAGGATATAATATTTCGATGAAGTCATCAAATTTTACCCATCAGCAAAGAAATGTGACCTGTGGGATATAACCCCACTTCATAATTACAACTTGTTCACTCATTGGGTTAACTAAACTATAAGATACATCTACCTACATTTCTTTTTGTTGTTATTTG
This window contains:
- the LOC134672316 gene encoding DNA replication complex GINS protein PSF3, whose translation is MDNSYLSISDILVTNERVPCKFLHDLPKMGFLDPSAAEDDLKAGSNLDVPLWLAEALNSRRPPLLNVDLPKIYKDAYREILNADACTVDMHKLGPHFYELGCYVAKHDIKGEVKSTLINTFRQRFRMLMAASVSSDSIGSIQPLSASERRRAASAAVTERALSSWLQRGDCPLTTANMVANHRKRKRAEMEML